Proteins encoded by one window of Kineosporia sp. NBRC 101731:
- a CDS encoding quinone-dependent dihydroorotate dehydrogenase, with amino-acid sequence MLYQLVFKHLLVRVPAETAHHAAFTAIRLVERVPALRAQLAKLLAPKDAVLRTRALGLDLPGPLGLAAGFDKDALAPDALAAMGFGYVEIGTVTARPQPGNPKPRMFRLPADKALINRMGFNNHGSTAASIRLKARRGPAVVGVNIGKSKVVGPADAIEDYVASTARLGPVADYLVVNVSSPNTPGLRDLQAVSSLRPLLSAVRRTLDASGPTGRGTGTRRVPLLVKIAPDLSDDDVDAVADLAVELGLDGIIATNTTITRTGLRTPAADVEAMGAGGLSGAPVAERSLEVLRRLRARVGDEMVLVAAGGIQDGDDAYERIRAGATLVQAYTGFIYGGLFWPRQVQRRIAERLRADGFTSIHQAVGTAEN; translated from the coding sequence CGGCGTTCACCGCGATCCGTCTGGTCGAGAGGGTGCCCGCGCTGCGGGCGCAGCTGGCGAAGCTGCTGGCCCCGAAGGACGCCGTGCTGCGTACCCGCGCGCTGGGTCTGGACCTACCCGGTCCGCTGGGCCTGGCGGCGGGCTTCGACAAAGACGCCCTGGCACCCGACGCGCTGGCCGCGATGGGCTTCGGGTACGTCGAGATCGGCACGGTCACGGCCCGCCCCCAGCCGGGTAACCCCAAGCCCCGGATGTTCCGCCTGCCGGCGGACAAGGCCCTGATCAACCGGATGGGGTTCAACAACCACGGCTCCACCGCGGCCTCGATCCGGCTGAAGGCGCGCAGGGGCCCGGCGGTCGTGGGCGTGAACATCGGCAAGTCCAAGGTGGTCGGCCCGGCCGACGCGATCGAGGACTACGTCGCCAGCACCGCCCGGCTCGGCCCGGTCGCCGACTACCTCGTGGTCAACGTCAGCTCCCCGAACACGCCCGGACTGCGTGATCTCCAGGCGGTCTCGTCACTGCGGCCACTGCTGAGCGCGGTTCGGCGCACTCTTGATGCATCCGGCCCGACCGGCCGGGGAACCGGTACCCGACGCGTCCCCCTGCTCGTGAAGATCGCACCCGACCTGTCCGACGACGACGTGGACGCCGTCGCCGACCTGGCCGTCGAGCTGGGGCTGGACGGCATCATCGCGACGAACACCACCATCACCCGCACCGGCCTGCGCACCCCCGCGGCCGACGTCGAGGCGATGGGCGCCGGCGGACTCTCCGGCGCCCCGGTGGCCGAGCGGTCGCTCGAGGTGCTGCGCCGGCTGCGGGCCCGGGTCGGTGACGAGATGGTGCTGGTCGCGGCCGGCGGCATCCAGGACGGGGATGACGCCTACGAGCGCATCCGGGCCGGCGCCACGCTGGTGCAGGCGTACACGGGCTTCATCTACGGCGGGTTGTTCTGGCCGCGCCAGGTGCAACGGCGCATCGCCGAACGCCTCCGCGCCGACGGCTTCACGTCGATCCACCAGGCCGTGGGCACCGCCGAGAACTAA
- a CDS encoding FAD-dependent oxidoreductase, translating into MAARITVIGAGVIGLTCAVRLAEAGHQVDVMAREMPLETTSAVAGGLWQPYLAEPADLVSRWSHATYRALTELSEDNEARVTGVVQRPGYIVGVAQRPVFADGLPAVGLAHVNHPHPDHRDGWHLTVPVVDMTVHLPYLVRRLEAASGTLTRIALSALPTRGVVINCTGLASRALAADPSVYPVRGQVLRVSNPGVAQWWTDDSDPDVLTYVLPQTRHIVIGGTALVNDFETTPDPVIAEQILERARKLVPALSRATVLSHRVGLRPARPAVRLETVHTAEGTTVHCYGHGGSGVTLAWGCADDVLTEVSRLS; encoded by the coding sequence ATGGCTGCACGGATCACCGTCATCGGCGCGGGCGTCATCGGTCTGACCTGTGCCGTGCGGCTGGCCGAGGCGGGCCATCAGGTCGACGTGATGGCCCGCGAAATGCCCCTGGAGACCACCTCGGCGGTGGCCGGTGGGCTGTGGCAGCCCTATCTGGCCGAGCCCGCCGACCTGGTGTCCCGCTGGTCGCACGCGACCTACCGGGCGCTGACCGAGCTGTCCGAGGACAACGAGGCCCGGGTCACCGGCGTCGTGCAGCGACCGGGCTACATCGTCGGGGTCGCGCAGCGGCCGGTCTTCGCCGACGGTCTCCCGGCGGTCGGCCTGGCTCACGTCAACCACCCGCACCCGGACCACCGCGACGGCTGGCACCTCACCGTTCCGGTCGTGGACATGACCGTGCACCTGCCCTATCTCGTGCGCCGGCTGGAAGCGGCCTCAGGCACGCTGACCCGGATCGCGCTGAGCGCCCTGCCGACCCGCGGTGTGGTGATCAACTGCACCGGTCTGGCCAGTCGCGCCCTCGCCGCCGACCCCTCGGTCTACCCGGTGCGCGGTCAGGTGCTGCGGGTGTCGAACCCGGGTGTGGCGCAGTGGTGGACCGACGACAGCGACCCGGACGTACTCACCTACGTACTGCCTCAGACCCGGCACATCGTGATCGGGGGCACGGCCCTGGTGAACGACTTCGAGACCACCCCCGACCCGGTGATCGCGGAGCAGATCCTCGAGCGGGCGCGGAAACTCGTGCCCGCGCTGAGCCGCGCCACGGTGCTCTCGCACCGGGTGGGCCTCCGCCCGGCCCGCCCTGCGGTGCGGCTCGAGACCGTTCACACCGCCGAGGGCACCACGGTGCACTGTTACGGCCACGGCGGCAGTGGGGTCACGCTGGCCTGGGGATGTGCGGACGACGTGCTCACCGAGGTCTCCCGGCTGTCATAG